One part of the Gemmatimonadaceae bacterium genome encodes these proteins:
- the recO gene encoding DNA repair protein RecO codes for MPLVTTDAVVLHAFDYLENSRILKLATRDAGLQSVVARGARASQKRFGAGLDLFASGVVQIQSRAGRELQQLAGFDLVRARVALAQDLERFTAASALTELVLRFAGDDQGGELFDALVGALDALSEAPAGTACDVGLAGAWRLVAALGFAPAIDSCCRCHAAIDPLAGASFSHAAGGAACAACAPQLPRGRSLPVAARDALRAWTAGRAAALVDPPERRAHQRLLREFLEYHLADGRALRAFGAWERGAITGATRAPDGVAP; via the coding sequence ATGCCGCTGGTGACGACCGACGCGGTGGTCCTCCACGCGTTCGACTACCTCGAGAACTCCCGCATCCTCAAGCTCGCCACGCGCGACGCCGGCCTGCAGTCGGTCGTGGCGCGCGGGGCGCGCGCATCGCAGAAGCGCTTCGGGGCGGGACTCGACCTCTTTGCCAGCGGCGTGGTGCAGATCCAGTCGCGCGCCGGGCGCGAGCTGCAGCAGCTCGCCGGCTTCGACCTCGTGCGTGCCCGCGTGGCGCTGGCGCAGGACCTGGAGCGCTTCACGGCGGCGTCGGCGCTCACCGAGCTGGTGCTGCGCTTTGCCGGTGACGACCAGGGCGGGGAACTCTTCGACGCGCTGGTGGGCGCGCTGGATGCGCTGAGTGAGGCGCCGGCGGGGACGGCATGCGACGTGGGGCTGGCGGGGGCGTGGCGCCTCGTCGCCGCGTTAGGCTTCGCCCCGGCCATCGACAGCTGCTGCCGCTGTCACGCGGCAATCGACCCGCTCGCCGGCGCCTCGTTCAGCCACGCCGCGGGCGGCGCGGCGTGCGCCGCCTGTGCACCACAGCTCCCGCGCGGTCGCTCGCTCCCGGTGGCGGCGCGCGATGCGCTTCGCGCGTGGACCGCCGGGCGAGCCGCCGCACTCGTCGATCCCCCGGAGCGGCGCGCGCACCAGCGTCTCCTGCGCGAATTCCTGGAGTATCACCTGGCCGACGGCCGCGCGCTGCGCGCCTTTGGGGCGTGGGAGCGCGGCGCGATTACCGGGGCCACCCGGGCGCCCGACGGGGTGGCGCCGTGA
- the clpB gene encoding ATP-dependent chaperone ClpB, whose translation MINPDRLTVKSTEALNEALALARRNGNPLVYDLHLLHALLGQDEGIVVPILQKMGVQVPSLREGVDREMARYPRQSGAQPSLSREMTQIVDRAEEEARGLGDDFVSTEHLLLALADVKGTESRGLLAAAGADRAELLSALQAVRGSHRVTDQTPEDKYQALQRFTRDLTEQARKGKLDPVIGRDEEIRRVMQVLSRRTKNNPVLIGEPGVGKTAIAEGLASRIINGDVPEGLKNKRLISLDLGALIAGAKYRGEFEERLKAVLKEIADAEGLFIVFIDEMHTLVGAGKAEGSMDAGNMLKPMLARGELRVVGATTLDEYRKHVEKDPALERRFQPVFVGEPSVESTIAILRGLKERYEAHHGVRITDGAIVAAATLSNRYIGDRFLPDKAIDLVDESASRLRIEIDSMPQEIDEVERRIVQLEIERQALQKEVDPAAVERRQVLERELAEARETSAGMKAQWQREKESLGAVGKIKEEIDAAKTAAEQATRSGDLGRAAEIQYGTIPQLERQLKDVEAQLASTSTEGRRFLKEEVTADDIAEVVSRWTGIPVTRMMETERERLTKLEDELARRVVGQREAVVAVSNAVRRSRAGLQDPNRPIGSFIFLGPTGVGKTETARALAEFLFDDETAMVRIDMSEYMEKHAVARLIGAPPGYVGYEEGGQLTEAVRRRPYQVVLFDEIEKAHPDVFNILLQILDDGRLTDSQGRTVDFRNVVIIMTSNVGSSFILEHAGSDWTLVETSVLGALRQQFKPEFLNRVDDIIVFRPLGREQIGHIVELQLARLRKLLAERKITLELTDEAKALVADEGYDPAFGARPLKRAIQRLLQNPLALAILDGRFSDGDTIRTVVAADGTLHFDKVA comes from the coding sequence ATGATCAATCCGGATCGCCTGACGGTTAAGTCCACCGAAGCGCTCAACGAGGCCCTCGCCCTCGCGCGGCGAAACGGCAACCCGCTCGTCTACGACCTCCATCTCCTGCACGCCTTGCTCGGGCAGGACGAGGGGATCGTCGTTCCCATCCTGCAGAAGATGGGCGTGCAGGTCCCGTCGCTGCGCGAGGGCGTGGACCGCGAGATGGCGCGCTATCCCCGGCAGAGCGGGGCGCAACCCTCGCTGTCGCGCGAGATGACGCAGATCGTCGATCGCGCTGAAGAAGAGGCGCGCGGGCTCGGCGACGACTTCGTCTCAACGGAACACCTGCTGCTCGCCCTGGCCGACGTGAAGGGGACGGAGAGCCGGGGCCTCCTTGCGGCTGCCGGCGCCGACCGCGCCGAACTCCTGTCGGCGCTGCAGGCGGTGCGTGGCTCGCATCGCGTCACCGACCAGACGCCGGAGGACAAGTACCAGGCGCTGCAGCGCTTCACGCGCGACCTCACCGAGCAGGCGCGCAAGGGCAAGCTCGATCCCGTCATCGGGCGAGACGAGGAGATCCGGCGCGTGATGCAGGTGCTGTCGCGTCGCACCAAGAACAACCCGGTCCTCATCGGCGAACCCGGCGTGGGCAAGACGGCGATCGCCGAGGGGCTCGCCTCGCGCATCATCAACGGCGACGTGCCGGAAGGGCTCAAGAACAAGCGCCTCATCTCGCTGGACCTGGGGGCGCTGATTGCCGGCGCCAAGTACCGCGGCGAGTTCGAGGAGCGCCTCAAGGCGGTCCTCAAGGAGATCGCCGACGCCGAGGGGCTCTTCATCGTCTTCATCGACGAGATGCACACGCTGGTTGGGGCGGGAAAGGCCGAGGGCTCCATGGACGCCGGCAACATGCTCAAGCCGATGCTGGCGCGCGGCGAGCTGCGCGTGGTGGGCGCCACCACGCTCGACGAGTACCGCAAGCACGTGGAGAAGGACCCCGCGCTGGAGCGGCGCTTCCAGCCGGTCTTTGTCGGCGAACCGAGCGTGGAGAGCACGATCGCGATCCTGCGCGGGCTCAAGGAACGCTACGAGGCGCACCATGGCGTGCGCATCACCGACGGCGCCATCGTGGCTGCGGCCACCTTGTCCAACCGCTACATCGGCGACCGCTTCCTCCCCGACAAGGCCATCGACCTGGTCGACGAGTCGGCGTCGCGCCTGCGCATCGAGATCGACTCGATGCCGCAGGAGATCGACGAGGTGGAGCGCCGCATCGTGCAGCTGGAGATCGAGCGTCAGGCGCTGCAGAAGGAGGTCGACCCCGCCGCCGTCGAGCGCCGCCAGGTGCTCGAGCGCGAGCTCGCCGAGGCGCGCGAGACCTCGGCGGGGATGAAGGCGCAGTGGCAGCGCGAGAAGGAATCGTTAGGTGCGGTGGGGAAGATCAAGGAGGAAATCGACGCCGCCAAGACGGCCGCCGAGCAGGCCACGCGCAGCGGCGACCTGGGGCGGGCCGCCGAGATCCAGTACGGCACCATTCCGCAGTTGGAGCGCCAGCTCAAGGACGTGGAGGCGCAACTGGCCTCGACCTCCACCGAGGGGCGCCGCTTCCTGAAGGAGGAAGTCACCGCCGACGACATTGCGGAGGTCGTGTCGCGATGGACCGGGATCCCGGTCACCCGGATGATGGAGACCGAGCGCGAGCGACTCACGAAGCTGGAGGACGAACTGGCGCGGCGCGTCGTGGGGCAGCGGGAGGCGGTGGTCGCGGTGAGCAACGCCGTGCGCCGTTCGCGCGCCGGCCTGCAGGATCCCAATCGCCCCATCGGCTCCTTCATCTTCCTCGGCCCCACGGGCGTCGGGAAGACGGAGACCGCGCGCGCGCTCGCCGAGTTCCTGTTCGACGACGAGACGGCGATGGTCCGCATCGACATGTCGGAGTACATGGAGAAGCACGCGGTCGCGCGCCTCATCGGGGCGCCGCCGGGCTACGTGGGCTACGAGGAAGGAGGGCAGCTGACGGAGGCCGTGCGCCGCCGCCCGTACCAGGTGGTCCTGTTCGACGAGATCGAGAAGGCGCACCCCGACGTCTTCAACATCCTGCTGCAGATCCTCGACGACGGGCGCCTCACCGATTCGCAGGGGCGCACGGTCGACTTCCGCAACGTCGTGATCATCATGACCTCGAACGTGGGTTCGTCGTTCATCCTCGAGCACGCGGGGAGCGACTGGACGCTGGTCGAGACGAGCGTGCTGGGGGCGCTGCGGCAGCAGTTCAAGCCGGAGTTCCTCAACCGCGTCGACGACATCATCGTCTTCCGCCCGCTGGGTCGCGAGCAGATCGGGCACATCGTGGAGTTGCAACTGGCGAGACTCCGCAAGCTCCTCGCCGAGCGCAAGATCACGCTGGAGCTCACCGACGAGGCCAAGGCGCTCGTTGCCGACGAGGGGTACGATCCCGCGTTCGGCGCGCGCCCGCTCAAGCGCGCCATCCAGCGGCTGCTCCAGAATCCGTTGGCGCTGGCCATCCTCGACGGGCGTTTCAGCGACGGCGACACGATTCGCACGGTCGTGGCAGCTGACGGGACGTTGCACTTCGACAAGGTGGCATAG
- the selB gene encoding selenocysteine-specific translation elongation factor gives MIIGTAGHIDHGKTSLVRALTGVDTDRLAEEKRRGITIELGFAPLELDGVGTVGIVDVPGHEAFIRTMLAGATGVDLALLVVAADEGVMPQTREHLAILSLLGVRGGVVALTKRDTVDDEWAALVREDVREALRASPLADAPIVETSVVSGAGVEALRNLLARQLLELPQRIARDLFRMPIDRAFTVKGTGTVVTGTVWSGRASVETPLRLFPLDRAVRARGVQRHGSATAELRAGTRGAIALAGVALGDVSRGGLLVEEGGWVPSRVLRADVALLDSEEHSLRPREWVRLHLGTSELGARVVVAGGALGPGATRGARLVLDAPIVARAGDRFVLRLASESRTMGGGIVTDPSPVHRRARPWAPQLSAGERLRLMLHEGGERGLAVATLPVRLGIAPGEVAPLLAASGDWLVETSGQLFGRDVIDALGAWMAQGVRDFHATHSLEAWMPLATLRAAVVSEHEAFDVALAGAVRSGRLEVGQGGVRSPGWEPVLDQARMREREWLVTRLGASGSEPPSVSELRSERDGNDPVPLLRMLEKERLVVQVEPDRFYWAGALDALVERLRRGMEPGKVYGPSELRDFLGTSRKYLIPLLEYCDRQRITERRSEGRVLAG, from the coding sequence GTGATCATCGGCACCGCCGGCCACATCGACCACGGCAAGACGTCGTTGGTCCGCGCCCTCACCGGCGTCGACACCGATCGCCTGGCCGAGGAGAAGCGACGCGGTATCACCATCGAGTTGGGCTTCGCGCCGTTGGAGCTCGATGGCGTCGGGACGGTCGGGATCGTCGACGTTCCCGGGCACGAGGCATTCATCCGCACCATGCTCGCCGGCGCCACCGGCGTCGACCTCGCCCTGCTCGTCGTTGCGGCTGACGAAGGTGTCATGCCGCAGACGCGGGAGCACCTGGCCATCCTCTCCTTGCTGGGCGTGCGGGGCGGGGTCGTGGCCCTCACCAAGCGCGACACCGTCGACGACGAGTGGGCCGCCCTCGTGCGTGAGGACGTGCGCGAGGCGCTGCGCGCGTCGCCGCTCGCCGACGCGCCGATCGTCGAGACGTCTGTCGTCTCCGGAGCGGGGGTCGAGGCGCTGCGTAACCTCCTTGCCCGGCAGCTCCTCGAGCTCCCTCAGCGCATCGCCCGGGATCTCTTCCGCATGCCGATCGACCGCGCCTTCACCGTGAAGGGGACGGGAACCGTCGTCACCGGGACGGTGTGGAGCGGTCGCGCCTCGGTCGAGACGCCGCTCCGTCTCTTCCCGCTCGATCGTGCGGTGCGCGCACGCGGGGTGCAGCGGCATGGGAGCGCCACGGCGGAGCTCCGTGCCGGCACGCGCGGGGCGATCGCGTTGGCGGGAGTCGCCCTGGGCGATGTGTCGCGGGGGGGGCTCCTCGTGGAGGAGGGGGGATGGGTGCCCTCTCGTGTGCTCCGCGCCGACGTGGCGCTGCTGGACTCGGAGGAACACTCCCTGCGCCCGCGTGAGTGGGTGCGGCTCCATCTGGGGACCAGCGAGCTGGGGGCGCGCGTCGTGGTCGCGGGAGGGGCGCTGGGGCCCGGCGCCACGCGGGGCGCGCGCCTCGTCCTCGATGCGCCCATCGTGGCGCGCGCCGGCGACCGGTTCGTCCTGCGCCTGGCGTCGGAGTCGCGCACCATGGGCGGAGGGATCGTGACCGACCCATCGCCCGTCCATCGTCGGGCGCGCCCCTGGGCGCCGCAACTCTCAGCGGGCGAGCGCCTGCGCCTCATGTTGCACGAGGGGGGAGAGCGGGGGCTCGCCGTGGCCACCCTGCCCGTGCGCCTTGGGATCGCCCCGGGAGAGGTCGCCCCCCTCCTGGCGGCGTCGGGCGACTGGTTGGTCGAGACATCGGGACAGCTCTTTGGGCGCGACGTCATCGATGCGCTGGGAGCCTGGATGGCGCAGGGGGTGCGCGACTTTCACGCCACGCACTCGCTCGAGGCGTGGATGCCATTGGCAACCCTTCGCGCCGCCGTCGTGTCCGAGCATGAGGCGTTCGACGTGGCGTTGGCTGGTGCGGTTCGTTCCGGGCGGCTGGAGGTAGGGCAGGGCGGGGTGCGGTCGCCGGGGTGGGAGCCGGTGCTGGACCAGGCACGGATGCGCGAACGGGAGTGGCTGGTCACTCGGCTTGGCGCGTCGGGGAGTGAGCCGCCCTCGGTGTCGGAACTGAGGAGCGAGCGCGACGGCAACGATCCGGTCCCGCTGCTGCGTATGCTGGAAAAGGAGCGGCTCGTCGTCCAGGTGGAGCCGGATCGCTTCTACTGGGCTGGGGCGCTGGACGCTTTGGTGGAGCGACTGCGACGCGGGATGGAGCCCGGGAAGGTCTACGGCCCGTCCGAACTGAGGGATTTTCTCGGGACGTCGCGGAAGTACCTCATCCCGTTGCTCGAGTACTGTGACCGGCAGCGCATCACGGAACGGCGGAGCGAGGGTAGGGTATTGGCCGGCTGA
- a CDS encoding GGDEF domain-containing protein produces the protein MPPTPPHVPLQLIPRPAEWRGFFSSGPDVAVIDAGSEGELLVARVRMALMSAIAAVPLVSMYGVKHVGVRENLSALATVLAGLVVSAIIYRVARRNDRSRRLAILTSAFDVTLVSVTQLAYLAQGFPSAAANSRTTFIAYFMAIGATCLRWDVRVTIFAGLLAIAEYVVVAGLAWLRWPIEATSDVLLHGEFVWGHQLGRVVFLVAFTVLSAAIVRQSLQLRISSTHDALTKVMNRAFFEERLQDELVRERRTRRPLCVALLDIDHFKRVNDEHGHDAGDAALQVVASVMRRSLRRTDLVARYGGEEFAIAFPDTRLPEAFGKMEQLRLEIASHTILLPSGSELRLTASAGIATASLDGEDVRTLLHAADQRLLDAKRGGRNRVSVSSITRPESGPWRVIVAG, from the coding sequence ATGCCGCCGACCCCCCCGCACGTCCCCTTGCAGCTGATTCCCCGCCCCGCCGAGTGGCGGGGCTTCTTCTCGTCCGGTCCGGATGTCGCGGTCATTGACGCCGGGTCGGAGGGGGAGCTGCTCGTGGCGCGCGTCCGCATGGCGCTCATGAGCGCCATCGCGGCCGTCCCGCTGGTGAGCATGTACGGGGTGAAGCATGTCGGCGTGCGCGAGAACCTGAGCGCGTTGGCGACGGTGCTGGCGGGGCTCGTCGTCTCGGCCATCATCTACCGCGTCGCCAGGCGCAACGATCGCAGCCGGCGGCTCGCCATCCTGACCAGCGCCTTCGACGTCACCCTCGTATCGGTCACGCAGCTCGCCTACCTCGCCCAGGGCTTTCCGTCGGCGGCCGCCAACTCGCGCACCACGTTCATCGCGTACTTCATGGCGATCGGGGCCACGTGCCTGCGCTGGGACGTACGCGTCACGATCTTCGCCGGCCTGCTGGCCATCGCGGAGTACGTGGTGGTCGCTGGGCTGGCCTGGTTGCGCTGGCCAATCGAGGCGACCAGCGACGTCCTGCTGCACGGCGAGTTCGTATGGGGGCACCAGCTGGGGCGCGTCGTCTTCCTGGTGGCGTTCACCGTGCTGAGCGCCGCCATCGTGCGGCAGTCGTTGCAGCTGCGGATCTCGTCGACGCACGATGCGCTCACCAAGGTCATGAACCGCGCCTTCTTCGAGGAACGGCTGCAGGATGAGCTGGTGCGCGAGCGGCGCACGCGGCGGCCGCTCTGCGTGGCCCTGCTCGACATCGACCACTTCAAGCGCGTCAACGACGAGCATGGGCACGACGCCGGCGATGCCGCGCTGCAAGTCGTGGCGTCGGTGATGCGACGCTCGCTGCGCCGCACCGACCTCGTGGCCCGCTACGGCGGCGAGGAGTTCGCGATCGCCTTTCCCGACACGCGCCTCCCCGAGGCGTTCGGCAAGATGGAGCAGCTCCGCCTGGAGATCGCGTCGCACACGATCCTGCTCCCGTCCGGGTCGGAGTTGCGGCTGACGGCGTCGGCCGGCATCGCGACGGCCTCGCTCGACGGCGAGGACGTGCGCACGCTGCTGCATGCCGCCGACCAGCGACTGCTGGACGCCAAGCGCGGCGGGCGCAATCGCGTGAGCGTCTCGTCCATCACGCGTCCCGAAAGCGGGCCGTGGCGCGTGATCGTTGCCGGCTGA
- a CDS encoding TonB-dependent receptor: MPPRVTPRCIVRLAILAIGAPVVAPAAQHPATARDTTRLASVVITADRIARPLAATTSAVTVLDGAALRAAGVTHLADALRTVPGLALARSGSNGAQTSLFLRGGESDYVRLLVDGVPMNDPGGALDLGALTLDNVERIEVVRGPTSVLYGSDAVTGVIQLFTRQAQQRLESSLAVRTGTYGTRVAEATVGARGATGGATLGYAHHASQGMLAFNNAYRNDVLTARGDAIVGGMRSQLTLRHGDNSFEYPTDGAGQVVDRNAMRGERRFSAFAELSRALGDWAEAAVALNALELHGRTSDLPDDRGDTLGFYSYQSLGAVRRRGAEARLHVRPAAGQNVVLALEYGAERQRSADSSNYDMALNRFAASRITRSAMLQWIGEIGRTSVSVGGRYDDNDTYGAFRTGRASVATRLWRGARLRAALGTSFKAPTFLETFSSAFSVGNDALRPERARAWEGGLDQSFAGERWRLALTFFDQRFRDLIQYTWISPTAPNYFNVAAASSRGIEAEVRGEAAPGMTVWGNATALRTRVDDAGFQTGAGATFVQGGRLLRRPPLTIAAGTQLQRISRTRLDLSITRVAARDDRDFAAFPAAPVELDAYTRVDVGGEYKLAAGDGFWRTSALTVRVDNALGARYEEIANFRAPGRVLVVGVRLGTMR, from the coding sequence ATGCCTCCACGAGTCACGCCCCGCTGCATTGTGCGGTTGGCCATTCTTGCGATCGGGGCGCCTGTCGTCGCCCCGGCGGCGCAGCACCCCGCCACGGCGCGCGATACCACGCGCCTTGCGTCGGTCGTCATCACTGCCGATCGCATCGCGCGGCCGCTCGCCGCGACCACATCCGCCGTCACGGTGCTCGACGGCGCGGCGCTGCGCGCCGCGGGAGTGACGCACCTGGCCGATGCCCTGCGTACGGTGCCCGGCCTTGCCCTGGCACGCAGCGGGTCCAACGGTGCGCAGACGTCGCTCTTTCTGCGCGGCGGCGAGAGCGACTACGTCCGGCTCCTGGTGGATGGCGTTCCCATGAACGATCCCGGCGGTGCGCTCGACCTGGGCGCGCTGACGCTCGACAACGTGGAGCGGATCGAAGTGGTGCGCGGCCCCACGAGCGTGCTGTACGGGAGCGACGCGGTGACCGGCGTCATCCAGCTCTTCACCCGTCAGGCACAACAACGGCTGGAGTCGTCGCTGGCCGTGCGGACCGGGACGTACGGCACGCGCGTGGCCGAGGCGACCGTCGGCGCGCGGGGCGCCACCGGCGGGGCAACGCTTGGCTACGCGCATCATGCATCCCAGGGGATGTTGGCCTTCAACAATGCGTACCGCAACGACGTGCTGACGGCGCGCGGCGACGCGATCGTGGGGGGCATGCGCTCGCAACTCACCCTTCGCCACGGCGACAACAGCTTCGAGTATCCGACCGATGGGGCGGGGCAGGTGGTGGATCGCAACGCGATGCGCGGTGAACGCCGCTTTTCGGCGTTTGCGGAGCTGTCGCGCGCCCTTGGTGACTGGGCGGAGGCGGCGGTGGCGCTCAACGCACTCGAGCTGCATGGGCGTACCTCCGACCTCCCCGACGACCGGGGCGACACGCTGGGCTTCTACTCCTACCAATCGTTAGGAGCTGTTCGGCGCCGCGGGGCGGAGGCGCGGCTGCACGTGCGCCCGGCGGCGGGGCAGAACGTGGTTCTCGCTCTCGAGTACGGCGCGGAGCGACAGCGCAGTGCCGACTCCTCCAACTACGACATGGCGCTCAATCGCTTTGCCGCGTCGCGCATCACGCGCTCGGCCATGCTGCAATGGATTGGTGAGATCGGACGGACGTCGGTGTCGGTGGGTGGACGGTATGACGACAACGACACCTACGGCGCGTTCCGAACCGGGCGTGCGTCGGTGGCGACGCGCCTGTGGCGTGGGGCGCGGCTGCGTGCCGCGCTGGGCACGTCGTTCAAGGCCCCCACCTTCCTCGAGACCTTCTCCAGTGCCTTCTCGGTGGGGAACGACGCCCTAAGGCCGGAGCGTGCCCGCGCCTGGGAGGGTGGGCTCGACCAGTCGTTCGCCGGCGAGCGGTGGCGCCTCGCGCTGACATTCTTCGATCAGCGCTTTCGCGACCTGATCCAGTACACCTGGATCTCGCCCACGGCGCCCAACTACTTCAACGTCGCGGCCGCATCGTCACGAGGGATCGAGGCTGAAGTGCGCGGCGAGGCGGCGCCCGGCATGACCGTGTGGGGCAATGCGACCGCACTGCGCACGCGCGTCGATGATGCCGGTTTCCAGACGGGCGCCGGCGCCACCTTCGTGCAGGGCGGGCGACTGCTGCGGCGCCCCCCGCTCACGATCGCCGCGGGGACGCAGCTGCAACGCATTTCGCGCACGCGGCTCGATCTCTCGATCACGCGCGTGGCGGCGCGCGACGACCGCGACTTCGCGGCATTCCCGGCCGCTCCCGTGGAACTTGACGCGTACACCCGTGTCGACGTGGGCGGGGAGTACAAACTCGCGGCCGGTGACGGCTTCTGGCGCACGTCCGCGCTCACCGTCCGCGTCGACAATGCGCTTGGTGCGCGCTACGAGGAGATTGCCAACTTCCGGGCGCCTGGGCGGGTGCTGGTCGTGGGAGTGCGCCTCGGCACCATGCGCTGA
- a CDS encoding nucleoside deaminase, with amino-acid sequence MRDALALARDGAGAGEVPVGAIVVHEGVAIGASGNRTVRDQDPTAHAEMVALRQASRMLGAWRLAGCTLYVTLEPCAMCAGALVLARVDRVVFGAWDEKAGMAGSVEDLLRHHRLNHRPEVQGGVEADACGAILRDFFAARRDAVG; translated from the coding sequence ATGCGGGACGCCCTCGCGCTGGCCCGCGACGGCGCCGGCGCGGGCGAGGTCCCCGTCGGCGCCATCGTCGTGCATGAGGGGGTCGCCATCGGCGCATCGGGAAACCGGACGGTCCGCGACCAGGATCCCACGGCGCACGCCGAGATGGTCGCCCTGCGACAGGCGTCGCGGATGCTGGGGGCGTGGCGGCTGGCGGGGTGCACGCTGTACGTGACACTCGAGCCGTGCGCGATGTGCGCGGGGGCGCTGGTGCTGGCGCGCGTGGATCGCGTCGTCTTCGGCGCGTGGGATGAGAAGGCGGGGATGGCCGGCTCGGTCGAGGACCTGTTGCGCCACCACCGGCTCAATCACCGGCCCGAGGTGCAGGGCGGGGTAGAGGCCGACGCCTGCGGCGCCATCCTGCGCGATTTCTTCGCCGCGCGCCGCGACGCGGTGGGGTGA
- a CDS encoding signal peptidase II, with protein sequence MTENRHLTLLSRIAILVTVGDLATKAAAKELLSAEATWFAPWLHFAVVHNDKGAFGWSAGIYTWQLNLALTLAAIVFMVPVTRDLARIDPTAPRALGLIVGGALGNLASLVTSPYGVVDFIQLDAAEFGIALNVADVAAYTGLAMIVRTGALVVLALFKESRARAVAPIPDLFHEKAALKQSLGAQSRFDREVARQPHRVPDLVIADWNRVAPAVRLVADTAPVDEAVEVIDIRDAGRRHGVVGDISTPPADRSGHALRQIARDLERGDSSI encoded by the coding sequence GTGACGGAGAATCGGCACCTCACCCTGCTGTCGCGTATCGCCATCCTGGTGACGGTCGGTGACCTCGCCACGAAGGCGGCGGCCAAGGAACTCCTGTCGGCCGAAGCCACGTGGTTTGCGCCGTGGCTCCATTTCGCCGTGGTGCATAACGACAAGGGCGCGTTCGGGTGGTCGGCGGGGATTTATACCTGGCAGCTGAATCTCGCGCTCACCCTGGCGGCGATCGTCTTCATGGTCCCCGTCACGCGCGACCTGGCGCGCATCGATCCCACGGCGCCGCGCGCGCTGGGGCTCATCGTTGGTGGTGCGCTCGGCAACCTCGCCAGCCTCGTGACGTCGCCGTACGGGGTGGTCGACTTCATCCAACTCGACGCAGCGGAGTTCGGGATTGCGCTCAACGTGGCCGATGTGGCAGCGTACACCGGGTTGGCGATGATCGTGAGGACGGGGGCGCTGGTGGTGCTGGCGCTATTCAAGGAGTCGCGCGCCCGTGCGGTTGCCCCCATTCCCGACCTGTTCCACGAGAAGGCGGCGCTCAAGCAGTCGTTGGGCGCCCAGAGCCGGTTCGATCGCGAAGTGGCCCGCCAGCCGCATCGCGTCCCGGATCTGGTCATCGCCGACTGGAATCGCGTGGCTCCCGCCGTTCGCCTGGTGGCCGACACGGCGCCGGTCGACGAAGCGGTGGAGGTGATCGACATCCGCGACGCCGGGCGGCGGCACGGGGTCGTCGGCGATATCTCGACGCCCCCCGCTGATCGATCGGGACACGCGCTGCGCCAGATCGCGCGCGACTTGGAACGCGGCGACTCGAGCATCTGA